The Patescibacteria group bacterium genome contains the following window.
AATCCGCGTTCGCGTTCCGCCAAGCTACGCGCCGCGGAAAAAAGATCATAAGGATTATAAAGAGCTTTAAAGAGCAGTAAAGATAAAGAATCACAAATCCTTATAATCCCTAAAGCTCCTTAATATCCTTATAATCCTTCAAATAAAAGAGCAGTAAAGAATCAAATCCTTATCATCCTCAAAGCTCCTTAAGATCCTTATCATCTTCCAAATAATCCTCAAAGCTCCTCATAATCCTCATCATCCTTCCTTGAACCTAATTCTCTCCAATTCGCGTGAAGCTCGTCCCGGCATAAGGCGGCGCACGCTGTCGAACCGCGTCGAAGTTGGTACATTTTCACTGATGGTCGTCTCGGTGCTGCTCGCGCTGGCAGTCTCGCTGATTTACCTCGCACACGCGAATCGCACAGCGACGCGCGGCTACATTCTCAAGAAGCTCGAGATTGAAAAGAATGATTTGCGCACGCAGTCGGAGATCTGGGAACAAAAAGTCAGCGAGGCGAAATCACTGAGCGCACTCGAGGCGTCCGGTGTTTTGTCCAAAATGGTCGATGTCGAAAAGCCGATTTATCTCCAAGCCAAAGCGGTCGCGGCTGATTGAAAAAAATCTAATTTTATGCTATAATTTAAAACAAAAAAACTGAATGACTGCTTCCACATTTTTTAATTTCGTCATTTTTTACGGCGGACTCGCCGCTGCGGTATTCATCGCGCTTTGGTTTACTTCGCTTATTTTGACGCGCTGGATGAATTTTCGCCGCTCGCTGGAGCTGGTTTTTCTGCGCGTCTTGATTCCCAAAAAAGATTCGAAAGACGATCAGGGTCATGATTCCGAGCACGAGCAATTCGGCAGCAGCAAGGAATTCCGCAAAATTACCGGAATCATGGTGCATTTTCTCGAAAATATGCAGACGCTTTTTTCGCGGAAATTGCGCAATCGCTTCCTCGGTCAAAACTTTTTTTCGCTCGAATACGCGATGCTGGACGGCGAACTCAATTTTTTCGTCGTCGTGCCACACTCAGTACGCGAGCTGATTGAAAAGCAAATCACCGGTTTTTACAAAGACGCGGTGATTGACCAAGTCCCCGATTACAACATTTTCAAACAAGGCAACAAAAGCGCCGGAACTTATTTGATTCTCAATAAGTCTTACGCTGAGCCGCTGCTCACTTTCCAAAAGCTCGAAAGCGAGACAATCAATCCAATCATCAACGCCTTTTCGAAAATCACACTCGAAGAGGGCGCGGCTTTTCAGCTCATGCTGCGACCGGTGCGCGCGGGCTGGCGTCAAAAATGCCGCAAGCTGGCGGACGAGCTTTTCACGCGCAAAAAACGAGGCTTCAATATTCCGCTCATTGGTTGGCTCTTTAATTTTATCGTTGTCATCGTGCGTGGTCCAGAGCATCTGACTGGTGGCAAAGACGACGGCATCAAAGCGCAGGTGACGCAAAATGTCCAAGACATGGTCAAACTCATCGCTGACAAATCCGAGCATGTCGGCTTCGATGCGATCATCCGCATCGTCGCGAGTGCGCCGAGCCTGCCGCGTGTGAAGTCGATTTTGCGCTCGATTCGTGCCAGCTGTGAGCAATTCAACGCGCCATCCCACAATTCGCTTTATTTCACGGAATACCATTCCAGCCGCAAAATCATCGAATCATTCATCTTCCGCAATTTCAAACGCGGCGCCATCGCCTGGTGGAAAATGCTCAAACGCGGTGAGACGGCGATGATTCTCGGTGCGGAAGAAATCGCGTCGATTTATCATTTCCCAGACATTCGCTACAACCCCAGCACGATCGTAAAGTGGCAGGATTTCAAAGTCGAGCCGGCACCGCAAAACATTCCGAAAGAAGGTCTGCTGCTCGGTCACAACACTTACCGTGGGACGAAAAGAGACATTCGTATTCAGCGCGATGACCGTCGGCGTCATTTTTATGTCATTGGAAAATCCGGTACTGGTAAATCGACTTTGCTCGAGACGATGATTCGGCAGGATCTGCAAAATGGTGAAGGTGTCTGCGTCGTCGATCCACACGGTGATCTCGTCGAGGCGATGCTGCCTTACATTCCCCGCTCGCGTGCGGACGATGTGATTTATTTCAATCCGGGCGATCTCGAGCGACCGATGGGTCTCAATATCCTCGAAGGCAAAACTCCGGACGAGCGCGAATTCATGGCGCAAGAGGCCCTTTCGATTTTTATCAAAATGTTCGGCGAGGAAATCATGGGTCCGCGGCTGCAGCATTATTTCCGCAACGGCTGTCTCACGCTGATGGAAGACGAAGAAGAGGGCGCGACTTTGATTGACCTCACGCGGCTTTTCACTGACGACGCGTGGCAAAGATACAAAGTCAGCAAAGTGAAGAATCCCGTCGTGCGTTCATTTTGGACGAAGGAAATGGCGGCTTCGGGTGCCCGCGAAAAACAAGAAATCATTCCTTACTTCAATTCCAAATTTGGTCCTTTCATCACCAATGGCTTGATTCGCAATGTCATCGGACAGACGAAATCAGCGTTCAATCTGCGCGAAGCGATGGATCAGGGCAAAATCATTCTCTGCAATCTCTCGAAAGGTAAGACGGGCGAGCTGAATTCCCAGCTGCTCGGTTCGATTCTCGTTGCCAAAATTCAGCAAGCGGCGATGTCGCGCGTCGACATTCCGGAAAAAGAACGCCGCGATTTTTACCTCTATGTCGATGAGTTCCAAAATTTCGTCACGGACTCATTCGCCTCGATTCTCTCCGAAGCCCGCAAATACCGCCTGAATTTGATTGTCGCGCATCAGTACATTTCGCAAATCACCAAGTCGCAAGGCGGCGGCAAAGGCAAACACGAAGACACCGAGATTCGCGATGCTGTGTTCGGCAATGTCGGCTCGATGCTCTGCTTCAAGATCGGCGCGGCGGATGCGGAGACGATGGCGAAAGAATTCGCACCGGTTTTCAGCCAGCAGGACTTGATCAATATCGCCAACTACAAAGCTTGTATTAAGCTCAATATCAATAACGCGACGAGCCGTGGCTTCACGCTCGAGACGATTTACGACCCGACTGGTCGTGATGACGAAGCAGCGGAGGCGATTCGCCAACTTTCCAGATTGAAATTCGGACGCGACCGCGAATTCGTCGAGACGGAGATCTTCAAGCGGATTACGACCTAAGAATTGATTTGGAAACCGAAAAACATTAAAATTTAGCCATTAAAGTATTTTATGAAAAAATTTAAAAACACTTATCGCAAGGGAATTTTAACTTTTATCTCCTACAAAACGAAAGAAAATACTTTTGTAGCTGCTTGTGAGGAGTTGTGTGTTTTAGTTGAAGAAAAAGATGCGGAATTAGCGAAACTTAAAGCGATGGCTCAAACAAAGTCTTATCTCGAAAATGTGGTTAAACAAAAACTCGGGCAGCATCTTCTTAACCAGTCGCTTCCAAGGGAAATTAAAAAAGAGTTTTTAGATTTCTTAAAGAAAGAAAAAGCGGAAAGGTGGGAAAGTTCGATTGAAAGAGTAATAAAAGAAAACGGCAATAAACTCTGTGCTTGTTGAAAATGAATTTATCTCTCAAAAATTGGAAGCCAAAAGAAGTGATTCAGTTTTTGATGGCAAATGGTTTTGTCCAAATTAAAATTAAAAAAAGCGGAGACCATAAATGTTTTTTCAATAAAAATACAGGGGCTTATACAGAAATAGACATGGGTAAGAAATCATTTTCCGCCAGGGAAATGCTTACACTCTCGAAGCAATCAAAAATACTTCGTGCTTTTTGGAAGAAGTAATTAGTTTTTCTGTGTCCACTTCTTCCCATCGGAGCTGAATTTAATTGAGCTGACTTTTGAAGTTTCTAAAATTTCGGCATTCGGCAATTTCGCCAAAACTTCAGGACTCGGATGACCGAAGGTGTTGTCCGCGCTGGCTGAGACGATGGCGATCTCGGGTGCGACGGCTGCGAGAAATTCTGCCGAGCTGGAATTCCGCGAGCCGTGGTGACCGAGCTTCAGAATCTCAGCGTGCAAGTCGGGCGTATTTTGGATTAGCAATTTTTCCGAAGCGGCATCGAGGTCACCTGTCATGACTGCCGCTGTCTCGCCGAAAATTAATCGCGTCGCGATTGAGGTCGTGTTTGTGTCTTCGATATATTTTCCCGCCAAAATTTCTGTGGGCCATAAAAGATCGAGTCGCACTCCCCCGCCAAGCTCGAGGTCAGTCGCGGCATCACCGAGGATGACGGGAATTTTTTGGCGCGTGATTTCGCGCAAAATCGCCGTGTACCAATCGGTCTCATGCTGCACGCCAGTCAGCATAATTCGCTTGATTTTGTAGCGTTTCAGCAACTCCACCATGCCGGCGATGTGGTCGGTGTCGGGATGCGTGAGGATAGCGAGATCGATTCCGCGCTCCCAAAAATTTAGCTCGGCGGCGAGTGGCGCGAGGATTGCGCCCGCCGGACCAGCGTCGATCAGAATTTTTTCATTCGTTGGCGTGCGAATCAAAATCGCGTCGCCCTGACCGACGGCGAGGAAAGTGAGTTCGAGTGTGCCACTTCGGGCATGTGCAAAAGTAAAAACGAAAATGGCGGCGATAGCCACGGAGATTGCGCAGAAATTTCGGACAAAATTTTTCAGCACTCGTTTATTCTAGCTTTTTGACTCGAGTTCGGCTTTGGCGATCTGAAATCTTTTGAGATAATCGGCGGCGCCTTTTGGGAGTTTGTTCGTGCGAAGATATTTTTGAAGTGCGCCTTCACCACAATTATATGCAATTAAAGCATTTTTTCGGCTGCCATATTTCTCGACTAAATCGGCGAGGTGCTGAACTCCGCCTTCGATATTTTGCTTCGCATCACGCGGATTTTCGACACCCAATTCTTCAGCTTTGTCCGGCATCAGCTGCATCACGCCGATGGCACCTTTTCCCGACTTAGCATTTGGGTCGAATCCCGATTCTATTTTGGCAACGGTTAAAGCAAGGCATGGGTTGATGTCTTCTTTTTTACTGGCTTTGAAAATCATTTTAATGATGGCTGATTCACTAATCGGCTCGACGACTTTGGT
Protein-coding sequences here:
- a CDS encoding type IV secretion system DNA-binding domain-containing protein is translated as MTASTFFNFVIFYGGLAAAVFIALWFTSLILTRWMNFRRSLELVFLRVLIPKKDSKDDQGHDSEHEQFGSSKEFRKITGIMVHFLENMQTLFSRKLRNRFLGQNFFSLEYAMLDGELNFFVVVPHSVRELIEKQITGFYKDAVIDQVPDYNIFKQGNKSAGTYLILNKSYAEPLLTFQKLESETINPIINAFSKITLEEGAAFQLMLRPVRAGWRQKCRKLADELFTRKKRGFNIPLIGWLFNFIVVIVRGPEHLTGGKDDGIKAQVTQNVQDMVKLIADKSEHVGFDAIIRIVASAPSLPRVKSILRSIRASCEQFNAPSHNSLYFTEYHSSRKIIESFIFRNFKRGAIAWWKMLKRGETAMILGAEEIASIYHFPDIRYNPSTIVKWQDFKVEPAPQNIPKEGLLLGHNTYRGTKRDIRIQRDDRRRHFYVIGKSGTGKSTLLETMIRQDLQNGEGVCVVDPHGDLVEAMLPYIPRSRADDVIYFNPGDLERPMGLNILEGKTPDEREFMAQEALSIFIKMFGEEIMGPRLQHYFRNGCLTLMEDEEEGATLIDLTRLFTDDAWQRYKVSKVKNPVVRSFWTKEMAASGAREKQEIIPYFNSKFGPFITNGLIRNVIGQTKSAFNLREAMDQGKIILCNLSKGKTGELNSQLLGSILVAKIQQAAMSRVDIPEKERRDFYLYVDEFQNFVTDSFASILSEARKYRLNLIVAHQYISQITKSQGGGKGKHEDTEIRDAVFGNVGSMLCFKIGAADAETMAKEFAPVFSQQDLINIANYKACIKLNINNATSRGFTLETIYDPTGRDDEAAEAIRQLSRLKFGRDREFVETEIFKRITT
- a CDS encoding MBL fold metallo-hydrolase; this encodes MAIAAIFVFTFAHARSGTLELTFLAVGQGDAILIRTPTNEKILIDAGPAGAILAPLAAELNFWERGIDLAILTHPDTDHIAGMVELLKRYKIKRIMLTGVQHETDWYTAILREITRQKIPVILGDAATDLELGGGVRLDLLWPTEILAGKYIEDTNTTSIATRLIFGETAAVMTGDLDAASEKLLIQNTPDLHAEILKLGHHGSRNSSSAEFLAAVAPEIAIVSASADNTFGHPSPEVLAKLPNAEILETSKVSSIKFSSDGKKWTQKN
- a CDS encoding lytic transglycosylase domain-containing protein, whose translation is MLTHATPAALEQPPSRSFRAEVQAVFAENKTPKIIRPERKKPIPKTKVVEPISESAIIKMIFKASKKEDINPCLALTVAKIESGFDPNAKSGKGAIGVMQLMPDKAEELGVENPRDAKQNIEGGVQHLADLVEKYGSRKNALIAYNCGEGALQKYLRTNKLPKGAADYLKRFQIAKAELESKS